The nucleotide window GTTATATTGATGATTTAACTAAAGTTATTGTTAACTTTAATCCTGTTGCTGAAAATAATCCTGAATTAGCATTTTTTCATGGGGAATTCATTCAATATGATTCTACATTAGTAATTCAAAATGAGAGTTATAAGTGTATTGTAATGAATGTACATGAAAACGATGATTTTATTATTGCAGCGCGTGGACAAAATATTGAAATTGCAATTGATGCCTCAGGAACAGCAGAAATAAATGCGCCAGGTATTAGTAAACTAGCTGGTTTAAAATGAATTTCAGCCCAATGGGATATTGCTTTATCAGAAATGATGGCAATTGGCGATAGTATGAATGATTATTGAATGATTAAGAATGTAGGGTTAGGAATTGCAATGGAGAATAGCCAAGAACAAATTAAAGCAGTTGCAAAAGAAGTAACTACTACCGTTGAAACAGGTGGTGTTGCAAAAATGATTGAAAAATATATTCTCAATAATAAAAAATAATTATATAATTGTTAAGGAAAGAGAAAAAGAGGAGAAATAGTAAAATGAAAGTTAAACAACCAATTTTATTGGCAATTCTTGATGGATGAGGAATTGCTCCTGATTCAAAAGGAAATGCTGTAACACAAGGACATATGGTGAATGTTGAAAAATTAAAAACAAAATATCCATGAGTCTCAGCACATGCGGCAGGAGAATGAGTTGGTTTACCAGAAGGACAAATGGGAAATTCTGAAGTTGGACATATTCATTTAGGAGCAGGTCGCATTAAATATGAATCATTAACTTTAATTAATAAAGCAATTAAAGATGGAACATTTAATCAAAATCCAGAACTTTTAGCGGCAATTAATTTTGCAAAAAAAAGTAATGGTGCCTTTCATATTATGGGGTTATTTTCTGATGGTGGTGTTCACTCGCATTTAAACCATATTTTTGCTGCTTATAAATTAGCAGCACAAGAAGGAATAAAAGAGATTTACTTGCATATTTTTGGCGATGGACGTGATACGAAACCAGAATGTATTAAAATTTACCTTGAACAATTTCAACAATTACAAAACCAATTAAAAGTTGGGGAAATTGCAACAATTGGTGGTCGTTATTACGCAATGGATCGTGATAAAAAATATGACCGAGTGCAAATTGCTTATGATGTTTTAGTTTCAAGAAAGGGTTCAGAATTTAGTGACCCAATAGAGTATATTAACCGTGAATATCAAGCTGGTCGCAATGATGAATTTTTAATGCCAGCATATAATATTAATACCCCAAAAGGTTATATTAAATCAGGTGATGGTGTCTTTTTTGCTAATTTTCGCCCGGACCGTGCTATTGCAATAGCTTCAGCTTTAACAAATCCTAATTTTCCGGGTAATGAAGCACAAACTTATTTTATGCCGAAATTACATGATATTTATTTTGTTTCAATGATGGAATATGCAGAAACAGTTGCTTCAAAACATGTTGCTTTTAAACCAATTGAAGTTGTTAATGGTTTAGGAGAATGATTAAGTAAAAAAGGCTATCGACAACTACGAATTGCTGAAACAGAAAAAATTGCTCATGTTACATTTTTCTTTGATGGTGGAAAAGATTATTTTAAAAATGGTTTAGCAACACAAGCCGAAATTACATTAACAGGGGCTTCGGCAGATTTAATTCCATCGCCAAAAGTAGCAACTTATGATTTAAAGCCAGAAATGTCAGCATATGAAATTACTGATAAGTTAATTACTGAACTTAATCAAAATGAATTTGATGTTATTATTTTAAATTTTGCAAATTGTGATATGGTTGGTCATACTGGAATCTTGCCAGCGGCAATAGAAGCAGTTAAAACTATTGATAATTGTCTTGGCAAAATTTATACAGCAATTCAAAAAGTTAACGGAATTATGATTATTACTGCTGACCACGGAAATGCTGAAATTATGATAGATGAAACGGGTGGTCCTAATAAAAAACATACTTCACAATTGGTTCCAATTATTATTACCAAAGAAGGGTTACAATTACGACAAGATAATCCGGCAATTGCTGATATTGCTCCGACAATTTTAGATTTATTAGGTGAAGAGATTCCTCCTGAAATGACACAACCATCATTAATTATTAAGTAAAAGGCATTGAAAAATGTCTTTTTTAGTGGATATATTCAAAATTTTTTAACAAATAATTTTAAATTTTCAATGGATTTTTAACTAATTTATTATATAATAAAAAGTAAGATTTAAAGGAGTAATAAAAAATGACTAATAATGATAATGGATATAATTCTAAAAGAGCATGATATGAATTAAAGCCAACATTAGTTGATCGTGCTGCTCCCTTTGATTTTAATTTAGTTAAACTTAGAAACACGGGTTATATTTTTTTAAGCACAGCTATTTTTGCTCCCTTTTTTATTAATATTTTGATTTCATATATGTTTGCACACAATGAATATGCTTTAGCAGGAATGAACTTTATTAGTTGAATTATTGTTGCAGCTGGTTCATATTTTGTTATTAGTGGGGCCCAAAATGAAATTATGCGGTCAGGTGCTATTGCCTTTTATTATTTTTATTTTATTCCAAATATTATTGGTTTAGTAATTGGGACTATTGCAAACCAGTTTCATCCAGCTGTTAGCGTTAAAACAACAATTAATTTATTAGCATCAATAATTGCAGGATTGGTAACAATTTTTATTCTTTATAGATCGTCACCATCAATTTTTAAAAAAATTAAATTAACTTTAAAACAGGATTATAAACGCATTCTTGTTGTTTGTCCAATTGGTATTATTGCTATTTTTTCAATTCATTTATTTTTTGTTTATTTACAATCATTAATAACAACAACAATTTCAAACAATCAAAATAATTTAATTGTAGGATTAGATAAATGGTGAAATATTGTTTTCTTATTTATTTATACAATTTGTATTGCTCCAATTGTTGAAGAATTAGCAACTAGACATGGGATTTTTAGTTTAAGTGGTAACAAATGACTTGGATTTGTTTCATCAATAATTTTCTTTGCTGGAATACATGTTGCTGGAACAGGAGATTGAGAACATATTATTGGATATATTGGAGCATCATTAACACTAGGAATGTTATTTCTAATTGTTAATGGAAATGTTACATATACAATAATTCCCCATGCTGGTTATAATTTCATTGTTGCCATTTTAATGCTTGTTGCACCAAAATTTTTATCATAATTAGTTTTAAAAAGCACCAAGTGCTTTTTATTTTTATTAAATATATCAATAATTTTAATACAAAAAAGATGATACATAATATCATCTTTTTAATCCATTTCTGCTTTTTTTATTGTTACTATTAAAAGGTCCAAAAATGGTTTAATATCATTTTGAAAGGTAAAGCTAATAAATAAAGCTGTCCCGCCGCCAGCCATTGCAAAGGCATTTTTATTAGTTTGCAAAAAGTTATTAAGATTAAATTTACTTTGATGTTTTTTAGTAAAACCAATAAATCCATACTGTAAGGTTGAATTAATAAAAATTAGCAAGTTATTTTCGTATTCTTGTAAAAATTTATTTAATTTATTGCGTATTAATTCAAGTGTTATTTTTTCATCATTAATAATAATTTCTTTGATTATTAAATTATTATTAATATTTATTTCTTTAATTGGAAAAACAGTATTATCAATTGTTTGTAATAATAATTTGTATTTTTCTTTTGCAATTTCATTTAATTGTTTTTCTAATTGTTCAATTTCTATATTTAAATTATTTTTTGCAAGTATCGTTGTTGGAATTACAAAATTGGGAATTGTAAAATTAAATTCAGCATCATAATTCTTGATTTTTTTAATACTTTGGGATAAATTATCTTTTTTTTGATTAATTCAATTAGTAAAGTAACTTTGTGTTGCTTCTTTATTTGTTGAAAATTGTATTCGAACTTTCTTTTTATCAACTCAACAATCCCAAATTTCAAAAAAATTAATTTCTTGTAAGTTATTAACATGTGTCCCCCCACATAAGTCAATTGTTGCAGTTGGAAATTCAACAACGCGAACAATTGGATCATATTCAAAATTTGGATGAGCAATTTTTAATTCTCTTGCTTGGGCAATTGGCATTTGATGTTCAATTTTAGCAATGTCATGATTAATTAATTTTTCAATAATTTGCTTGCGAGCTTTTAAAATAATTTCTAATCAGTTATCAACTTTATTCATTGCTAAGAAAGCATAATCAGTTTTAATTTGCACCGAATCTGTCATGTCACCATCATTTAAAATATGTTCAATAATGTAAGATAGAATATGTTGGGCTGTATGATTTTTTGTAATTTTAATCCGACGTTCAACATCAATTTTTTGGATTAATACATCATTAATTTCGATTGTTGTGCCATTAGTATCAACAAGATGAAGATATACTTTTTTATAAATTTGTTTATTTAAGTCAAAAACAGAAATTTTATGTTCTTTTTTAATTAATACTCCTGTATCAGAGATTTGACCTCCACCAAGGGCATAAAAAACAGTATGATCAAAAGCAATAAATCCAATTCCATTTAATGTGGTAACTGGATAACCATTTGCATCAAATAATGCTAAAACTGTTGCAGTATCAGTTGTTTGGTCATAACCATGAAAAGTGGTAGGGGGAAGATTAACATTATTCTCTTGTTTTTTGAAGGTAGTTCATAATAATTCAATTTGTTCATTAGTCATAAGATATTGGTTCCTCTCTTAATATTAAATTATATGTTATATTTGTAAATTGTAAATAAACGATAAGAAAAATCTGTTAATTTAATTAAAATGATTTTCACAATAAACAAGATAATATTTTATAAACTATGAAAAAATAATTTAATAATAAAAAGCCAAAAAAGAGGCGAATAAAATGAAAAAAATGTTCAGTTTATTAACACTCATGAGTTTTAGTTTTGGTACTATGTCTAAGATTATTGCCGCTAGTGCATTAGAAAGCCAACTCATACCACCAGTAATAAAAGCGGAAACTAATTTAGATTTATCTTATAAAAATGGTGATAATTATAATGATAATAAAGGTGATGTTGTTTTTAATGATTGAGGTTTAAAAAGCGATGGGTGAAGATTGTGACATACATTTAATATTGGTTTTATTAATCCTATTACTTATAAAAAAATTATGTTTTTAGGGACAAATGCAGATTTTTATACAAAAATTAGTTGAGGAAATGACGAATATTATGGTGATAAATTAAACAAATATAATGCTTGTTATAATGATAATAAAGTAAGTAATAAAATTATTAATGCAAAAGTTCTTAATCCAAATCTTGATGTTCCTAGATTTGTTAGAAATGAAAGTCGTTTTTTTGTTCAGTCACTTGAAATTCGTTATATTAGGGCATACCTTTCAGCAACGCAACTGTTTGCCTTAACTTGATATTATGATAATAATAATTATTATATTCAAGTTTTTACATACTATTGAGTAAAAGTATGACATTCATGGATATATGGTGGGACATGAATGGGGATTGGTACTGGTATTAGATTATATAATGATTAAATAATAATAAAATATATATTAAAAAATAAAAGAATATTTTTACATATTCTTTTATTTTTTATTTAAAATTACTGGAATAATTAATGGATTACGACGTTTATAACGGTAAATGAAAGGAGATAATGATTGCTTGATAGCATTTTTTAGAGCCCCAAAAGTTGGCTTTTGAGTTTTTAAAACTTCATTAACTGCTTCGGTTGCTAAGCGAATTGATTCATTAATAATATTTCCAGATTCTTTAACATAGAAACTTCCTCTTGAAATAATCCGTGGTGGAGTTAGCAATTGGTTATTTTGTGAATCAATTGAAATAACAACAGCAATTAAACCATCTTTTGATAAGATTTCACGGTCACGAACAACAGCTGTTGTTTGACCTGATAAATCTTTGCCATCAACATAGACAGCTTCAGCTTCAATTCGTTTTCCAATTGCTGCTGTTCCATTTAATAATTCAATTTGATCACCATTAGCACAAATAAAGACATTATCTTTTGGCACATTGACACTAATTGCTGTTTCACCATGTTGACGAAGCATACGATAGTCACCATGCATTGGCATAAAGTATTTTGGCTTCAATAGGGTAAATAATAATTTTTGTTCTTCTTGCGAAGCATGACCAGAAGTATGAATTTGATTTAGAGGACTATTTTCTTGTACAATAGCACCGGCACGAACTAGTTTATTAATAACTCGTTCAACATCAGCTTGATTACCAGGAATTGGTGATGATGAAAAAATAACAGTATCACCAGGAATAATAGAAATATGTTGATGTTGGTTATTTGCAATTCGTGATAATGCAGCCATTGGTTCACCTTGACTTCCAGTACAAATAATTAATATTTCATTATCTTTATAGTTTTTAGCATCATTAGCTTTAATAAATGCCTTATCGGAAATTTTTAAATGTCCCATTTGACGAATAATTTTAATAATTCGATCTAAGCTTCGACCAAAAACTAAAATTTTTCGTCCATATTTATTTGCAATTTCAACAATATGTTGAATTCGATGGACATTTGAAGCAAAAGTTGAAATTAAAATTCGCCCTTTAGCTTTAACAAATAATTCACTAATATTTTTAATAATTTTTGTTTCAGTTTGAGTATAACCTTCAACTTCAGCATTAGTACTATCAGCCATTAATAACATAACACCTTCTTGCCCCATATTTGCCATTCGTTCAATATCAGCACGATGTCCTAGTGGCGTTCAGTCAAATTTATAATCACCTGTTGAAACAACTTTTCCATTTGGAGTAACTACTGAAATTCCAAAAGCATCAGGAATACTATGATTAACAGCAAAAAAGTTAATTTTAAAGTTTTTCGTTTTAATCACACTCATATTATCAACTTCTTTAACAATTGTGGTTTGTTCCAATTTTGCTTCTTTTAGCCGATCACGAATTAAAGCAGCTGCTAATCGTGGTGCATAAATAATTGGAATATTAACTTCACGTAATAAATAGGGAATTCCACCAATATGGTCTTCGTGCCCATGCGTAATAAATAACGCTTTTATTTTTCGTTGATTTTCTTTTAAATAATTATAATTCGGAATAACAGCATCAACTCCAAGCATTGTTGAACTTGGGAATTTAACTCCTGCATCAAGCATAATTAACTCTTCATCATGCTCAATACAATATGTATTTTTTCCAACTTCTTCTAATCCGCCTAAAGCAAAGACTTTTGTTGGAATTTTATTTTTAACAACATTTTGTGTTGGTTGTTTTGTTACTATACTAGTTGGTTTTGTAACTATTGTTTTGTTTTTACTTGTTTCTTTCTTTTCTTCATTCATTGAAATTATCACCTCATAATTCTAAAATTAACGCATAGTTTTTTCTTTATTAAATTGCTTATTATTAAAAAGAAAAAAAATTAATTTACTAGTATCCAAAAAATTATAACATAAAGATTAATAAGATTACAAAAAAAATACTTTTTCTTTAAAAAAGTTAAATAATATTAAATTTATAAAATAATTCAATCATTTTTTTTCAATCAAGGTTCTTTTTTATTAATTAAATCATAATATAGTTTGCCTTCTAAATGTGCTTGTTCATGTTGAAAAACAATTGCTTCATAACTACGAGCAGTAATTGTCACTTGTTGTTGTTTTAAATAATCATAACCTTCAACAATAATTCGAAAACTACGAGGGACAAAGCCTTTTTTATCACCATTAACACTTAAACAGCCTTCGCCTTCTTCTATGCAAGCTATTTGTGCACTTTTTCCAATAATTTTAGGATTAATCATTGCATGCTCAATTATTTTTTTGACTCCTGTTTCGTCATTTGTCTCTTCAATCCGAATATAATACATTTTAATATTAAATCCAATTTGAGGAGCTGCTAAGCCAACAGCTGGTCTAATTGTATGGCCACTATTTTTTTGTGGATCTTGGGAATATCTTACAAAATCAATTAATTTTTTCATCACAAGTTCATTTTCAGGTGCTAATGGTAAAGAAACGTCAATTGATGGTTGCCGAATTGACGGTGTGTCATCAAATACTAGTCAGTCTTTAGTTGGAATTTCGTTTTGCAACACTAAAAATCACCTCTTAAAAAATTATAACATATTCAGCAATTATTAAAGAAAATTCTAAAGTTTTAGTATAATAAAAAAAAGAAAGAAAAGGGTTAAGAAAATGCGCGTGATTAGTGGAAAATATAAGGGTTATCAAATTAAAACATTAGATGGAATGAATACCAGGCCAATGACGGCCCGTATTAAAGAAGATGCATTTAATATTTTAGATAATTATTTTATTTATGAAAATAAGATTGGCTTAGATATTTTTGCTGGAAGTGGTCAATTAGGAATTGAAGGCTTATCACGGGGGTTACAACAATGTTATTTTAATGATTCTCATCAGGGTGCTTACAAAATTATTGAAACGAATTTAAATAAATTAAAAATAAATAATGCAAAAATATTAAATTATGATTATAAAATTTTATTAAGTTGAATGATACAGCAGAAAATGTCAATTGATATTTTATTTTTGGACCCACCTTTTAAGCAAATTGAGTATTATTATGATATTATTACTATAATATTGAATAACAATATTATCAATAACTATGGAATAATAGTTTGTGAATCAAATCAAGTGTTGTCATTTGATCAATTTAATTTAGTTATGCTACGCTGTAAAGCATATAAAAAAAAGTATTTGTATATATTAAGATTAGAAAAAGGAGAACGTTAATGTGCAGAAAAAGGGTTTTTTAATTATTTTTTCTGGCCCATCAGGAGTCGGGAAAGGGACAATATGCCAAGAACTTTTTAAATATGAGGAGTTAAATTTGGCTTATTCAGTTTCAATGACAACAAGAGCAAAAAGGCAGGATGAAGTTGAAGGGGTAAATTATTTTTTTGTTGACCGACCAACATTTGAAACTGCAATTAAAAATGATGAATTATTAGAATATGCTGAATTTGTTGGTAATTATTATGGTACGCCAAAATCATATTGTATTGAGCAAATTAATAATGGAAAAAATGTTTTATTAGAAATTGAAGTACAAGGTGCAACACAAGTATTACAAAAGGTAACCGATGCAGTTTCAATTTTTTTAATTCCACCAAGTTTAGAAGAATTAGAAAAACGAATTAGAGGCCGAAAAAGTGAACCCGAAGAAGTATTACAAGCACGATTAGCAAAAGCAGCTGATGAACTTCCGTTGCAAAGTAATTATAATTATGTTGTTGTAAATAACACCGTAGAACAAGCCGTTGCAGAAATTAAAACAATTTTAGAACAAGAAATTGCTAATCGTTCATAAGTTTAAAGGATTAAGAAATGCAAGCAAGAGAAGTAGCATGGAATATCTTATGAAAAATTTTTGCAAAAAATAAGTTTAGTAATCATTTATTATCAAATATCGTAGAACAAAATGATAACTTTACTGACCAAGATAAAACTTTAATTTATCGAATTGTTTATGGTACTTTAAAAAATAAATTGTATTTAGAATATATTGCTAATCAATTTATTGAATCCAAGAAAACTAATCAAAAATTACAAGTTCTGTTATGAATGAGTATTTATCAATTTCGTTTTTTAGATCGTATTCCTAATTATGCAATTGTTAATGAAGCTGTTAATATTAGTAAAAGTGTTAGTCCAAAATATGCTGGTTTTATTAATGCTACGTTAAAAAAGATTTTTGACAGTAAAGATGAGATTTTTGAAATTAACATTGCTGATGAAACAAAAAAATTAAGTATTAAATATAGTTTTCCATCATCATTATATTTAATTCTTCGGAATGAATATAGTGAAGATATTGCTCGACAAGTAATGATTGATAGTTTAACCATTCCAAAACTTTCATTTCGCGTTAATACCCTAAAAATTAGCCGAGATGAATTATTATCCAAATATTCAAATTATAATTTGACAAAAAGTTTAGTGTCTTCTGTGGGGGTCATTGCTGATAAACCAGTTGTTAACTCAGAAATGTTTAAAAAAGGTTTAATTTTTATTCAAGATGAAATGAGTATGCGTATTGCAGAGATATTAGACCCACAAGAAACTGACCGCGTGTTAGATATGTGTAGTGCACCGGGTGGTAAAGCAACGCATCTAAGTCAAATCATGAACAATAAAGGGATTATTGATGCCTATGATATTAGTGAAAAGAAGATTAATTTAATTAAGATGAATGCTAGTCGATTAGGAATTACTAATATTTATCCACACTTATTAGATGCTAGAAAAATTAATAGTGAAATTCAATATGATAAAATTCTTTGTGATGCGCCCTGCAGTGGCTTAGGGGTAATTAAACGAAAGCCAGAAATTAAATATCATACTTTGACTAATCAAGAATTAGCAAATTTAGTTGAGATTCAAGAACAATTATTAGAAAAAGCTTATCAATTATTAAAACCAGGTGGAATTTTGGTTTATTCTACTTGTACTTTTGGTGGGTATGAAAATATTGTTCAAATCCGCAATTTTTTAGCAAAACATCCGGATTTAAAAATTATTACAACAGAACAAATCTTTGGTTATGAAAATAATACAGATGGATTTTATTATTGTAAAATTAGAAAAAAAGATAAGTAATTATAAAAACTATGTAAAATATATATAAATAATAAGAAGAAAGGAAGCACAATTATGAATACGAATGTTAAATTAATTGAAAATCTGTTACAAGAATACTTAAAGGCAAATAATTTAACAATACCAGTGATGGTTGAAAAACCACGTCAAGAAGGATTTGGCCATTTATCAACCAATTTGGCTTTGTTACTAGCAAAAAAATTAAAAAAGACACCAAATAAAATTGCTGAAGAAATTATTGCTTTTATTGAAAAAAATAATAAATCATATTTTAAAAAGATTGAAATTGCTGGCGCCGGGTTTATTAATTTTACCTTAGCTGATGACCAGTTACATCAAGTTATTAATGAGGTTTTAAAACGACAAGCAAACTATGGATATTCAGCAGCGAAGAATTTTACTTATAATTTAGAAATTGTTTCAGCTAATCCAACGGGATTTTTACATATTGGTCATGCTCGGAATGGTGCTATTGGTGACAGTGTTGCTCGAATTTTGCGAGCAGCTGGTTATCATGTCCAAACTGAATATTATGTTAATGATGCTGGTAATCAAATTAATACTTTAGCAGTAACGGTTTTTGTTAGTTATTTAAATTTATTAGGTAAAAAAACCGAGTTACCTGCTGATGCATATCGTGGCGATATGTATGATGCTGTTGCACAATACTTTGTTGACAATTATCAAGATAAATTTATTAATTTAACTTTTAACGAAGATTATAAAATTAGTGATCCAAAGGTACACGAAATATTTCGTAAAAAATCAGTTGATTTATTTTTAGATATTATTAAAAAACAATTACAATTATTTCGAGTTGATATTGAATATTATTCTTCTGAAGCTTCAATGTACGAAGGAGGAAAAATTGATGCAACGTTAGCACAGTATGCTAAATTGGGAAAGACTTATCAACAAGACGGTGCATTATGATTAAAAACAACTGATTTTGGCGATGATAAAGATCGGGTTTTAGTTAAATCAAATGGTGATTTAACTTATATTACCCCTGATTTAGCATCACATAATGAACGGTTAATGCGAAGCAAGGCCGATAAATTAGTTAATTTTTGAGGTGGTGATCATCACGGTTATATTGTGCGAATGTTAGCGGGATTACAGTTATTAGGTTATAAAAAAGACATTTTAGATATTGATATGATTCAAATGGTACGGTTAATTAAAGATGGTGCTGAATATAAAATGAGTAAACGAAAAGGAACAGCAGTTTGATTAATTGACTTAATTGAGGAAATTGGAGTTGATGCAATTCGTTATATGTTATCTTCAAAAAGTGCTCAAAGTCATATGGACTTAGATATTGGTATTTTAAAAGAACATTCTTCAAAAAATCCTGTTTATTATGCACAATATGCAACAGCTCGTTGTAATAGTGTGCTAAAACAAGCTAAAATAAGCAAAATTAAT belongs to Spiroplasma melliferum and includes:
- a CDS encoding HAD family hydrolase, producing the protein MTKIKLIALDMDGTACSFHQGIYETNIMPIIKAQEMGVRVVFATGRPVLTSLSEAIKVKMDYFQQYFIGFNGACIYDIKTNTIVYQQTLSASQVNFLFQLAKKYHKKLWCYIDDLTKVIVNFNPVAENNPELAFFHGEFIQYDSTLVIQNESYKCIVMNVHENDDFIIAARGQNIEIAIDASGTAEINAPGISKLAGLKWISAQWDIALSEMMAIGDSMNDYWMIKNVGLGIAMENSQEQIKAVAKEVTTTVETGGVAKMIEKYILNNKK
- a CDS encoding putative 2,3-bisphosphoglycerate-independent phosphoglycerate mutase, yielding MKVKQPILLAILDGWGIAPDSKGNAVTQGHMVNVEKLKTKYPWVSAHAAGEWVGLPEGQMGNSEVGHIHLGAGRIKYESLTLINKAIKDGTFNQNPELLAAINFAKKSNGAFHIMGLFSDGGVHSHLNHIFAAYKLAAQEGIKEIYLHIFGDGRDTKPECIKIYLEQFQQLQNQLKVGEIATIGGRYYAMDRDKKYDRVQIAYDVLVSRKGSEFSDPIEYINREYQAGRNDEFLMPAYNINTPKGYIKSGDGVFFANFRPDRAIAIASALTNPNFPGNEAQTYFMPKLHDIYFVSMMEYAETVASKHVAFKPIEVVNGLGEWLSKKGYRQLRIAETEKIAHVTFFFDGGKDYFKNGLATQAEITLTGASADLIPSPKVATYDLKPEMSAYEITDKLITELNQNEFDVIILNFANCDMVGHTGILPAAIEAVKTIDNCLGKIYTAIQKVNGIMIITADHGNAEIMIDETGGPNKKHTSQLVPIIITKEGLQLRQDNPAIADIAPTILDLLGEEIPPEMTQPSLIIK
- a CDS encoding putative CAAX amino terminal protease; the encoded protein is MTNNDNGYNSKRAWYELKPTLVDRAAPFDFNLVKLRNTGYIFLSTAIFAPFFINILISYMFAHNEYALAGMNFISWIIVAAGSYFVISGAQNEIMRSGAIAFYYFYFIPNIIGLVIGTIANQFHPAVSVKTTINLLASIIAGLVTIFILYRSSPSIFKKIKLTLKQDYKRILVVCPIGIIAIFSIHLFFVYLQSLITTTISNNQNNLIVGLDKWWNIVFLFIYTICIAPIVEELATRHGIFSLSGNKWLGFVSSIIFFAGIHVAGTGDWEHIIGYIGASLTLGMLFLIVNGNVTYTIIPHAGYNFIVAILMLVAPKFLS
- a CDS encoding alanyl-tRNA synthetase, which gives rise to MTNEQIELLWTTFKKQENNVNLPPTTFHGYDQTTDTATVLALFDANGYPVTTLNGIGFIAFDHTVFYALGGGQISDTGVLIKKEHKISVFDLNKQIYKKVYLHLVDTNGTTIEINDVLIQKIDVERRIKITKNHTAQHILSYIIEHILNDGDMTDSVQIKTDYAFLAMNKVDNWLEIILKARKQIIEKLINHDIAKIEHQMPIAQARELKIAHPNFEYDPIVRVVEFPTATIDLCGGTHVNNLQEINFFEIWDCWVDKKKVRIQFSTNKEATQSYFTNWINQKKDNLSQSIKKIKNYDAEFNFTIPNFVIPTTILAKNNLNIEIEQLEKQLNEIAKEKYKLLLQTIDNTVFPIKEININNNLIIKEIIINDEKITLELIRNKLNKFLQEYENNLLIFINSTLQYGFIGFTKKHQSKFNLNNFLQTNKNAFAMAGGGTALFISFTFQNDIKPFLDLLIVTIKKAEMD
- a CDS encoding metallo-beta-lactamase family protein — its product is MNEEKKETSKNKTIVTKPTSIVTKQPTQNVVKNKIPTKVFALGGLEEVGKNTYCIEHDEELIMLDAGVKFPSSTMLGVDAVIPNYNYLKENQRKIKALFITHGHEDHIGGIPYLLREVNIPIIYAPRLAAALIRDRLKEAKLEQTTIVKEVDNMSVIKTKNFKINFFAVNHSIPDAFGISVVTPNGKVVSTGDYKFDWTPLGHRADIERMANMGQEGVMLLMADSTNAEVEGYTQTETKIIKNISELFVKAKGRILISTFASNVHRIQHIVEIANKYGRKILVFGRSLDRIIKIIRQMGHLKISDKAFIKANDAKNYKDNEILIICTGSQGEPMAALSRIANNQHQHISIIPGDTVIFSSSPIPGNQADVERVINKLVRAGAIVQENSPLNQIHTSGHASQEEQKLLFTLLKPKYFMPMHGDYRMLRQHGETAISVNVPKDNVFICANGDQIELLNGTAAIGKRIEAEAVYVDGKDLSGQTTAVVRDREILSKDGLIAVVISIDSQNNQLLTPPRIISRGSFYVKESGNIINESIRLATEAVNEVLKTQKPTFGALKNAIKQSLSPFIYRYKRRNPLIIPVILNKK
- a CDS encoding peptide deformylase; translated protein: MLQNEIPTKDWLVFDDTPSIRQPSIDVSLPLAPENELVMKKLIDFVRYSQDPQKNSGHTIRPAVGLAAPQIGFNIKMYYIRIEETNDETGVKKIIEHAMINPKIIGKSAQIACIEEGEGCLSVNGDKKGFVPRSFRIIVEGYDYLKQQQVTITARSYEAIVFQHEQAHLEGKLYYDLINKKEPWLKKNDWIIL
- a CDS encoding putative N-6 adenine-specific DNA methylase translates to MISGKYKGYQIKTLDGMNTRPMTARIKEDAFNILDNYFIYENKIGLDIFAGSGQLGIEGLSRGLQQCYFNDSHQGAYKIIETNLNKLKINNAKILNYDYKILLSWMIQQKMSIDILFLDPPFKQIEYYYDIITIILNNNIINNYGIIVCESNQVLSFDQFNLVMLRCKAYKKKYLYILRLEKGER
- a CDS encoding guanylate kinase, whose translation is MQKKGFLIIFSGPSGVGKGTICQELFKYEELNLAYSVSMTTRAKRQDEVEGVNYFFVDRPTFETAIKNDELLEYAEFVGNYYGTPKSYCIEQINNGKNVLLEIEVQGATQVLQKVTDAVSIFLIPPSLEELEKRIRGRKSEPEEVLQARLAKAADELPLQSNYNYVVVNNTVEQAVAEIKTILEQEIANRS
- a CDS encoding putative ribosomal RNA small subunit methyltransferase, whose product is MQAREVAWNILWKIFAKNKFSNHLLSNIVEQNDNFTDQDKTLIYRIVYGTLKNKLYLEYIANQFIESKKTNQKLQVLLWMSIYQFRFLDRIPNYAIVNEAVNISKSVSPKYAGFINATLKKIFDSKDEIFEINIADETKKLSIKYSFPSSLYLILRNEYSEDIARQVMIDSLTIPKLSFRVNTLKISRDELLSKYSNYNLTKSLVSSVGVIADKPVVNSEMFKKGLIFIQDEMSMRIAEILDPQETDRVLDMCSAPGGKATHLSQIMNNKGIIDAYDISEKKINLIKMNASRLGITNIYPHLLDARKINSEIQYDKILCDAPCSGLGVIKRKPEIKYHTLTNQELANLVEIQEQLLEKAYQLLKPGGILVYSTCTFGGYENIVQIRNFLAKHPDLKIITTEQIFGYENNTDGFYYCKIRKKDK